CTCCTCGGCGGAGCTACTCGACGAGGGGATGGGCTTTGATGGCGAATTTCTGGTGTGGCGCATGAACGGCCGTGAGGAGCGTTTCGCCGCGGCCGAGCTGCAACTGCGCGGCCTGCACAACATCGAAAATGCCATGGCCGCCCTGATTCCTGCTCTGCTCAGCGGCTGCCCGGCCGAGTTGGCCTGGCAAGCAGTGTGCGCCTTTGGCGGGCTGCCCCATCGCATGGTGCCGGTGCGCCGCCTCGACGGGGTGATCTGGTACAACGATTCAAAGGCGACCAACGTCGGCAGCGTAGTCAAGAGCCTGGCCGGATTGGCCCATCCGGTGACGCTCATCGCCGGCGGCAAGGACAAGGGCGGCGATTATGCCCCCTTGGCGCCCCTGGTGCGTGAGCGCGTGGCGCATCTGATTCTGATCGGCGAGGCGGCCGCGCGCATCGAAGCCTGTCTTGGCGCCCTGACCCATTGCCTGCGGGCCCGCGACATGGCCGAGGCGGTGCGCCTGGCCCACCAATTGACGCCTGCCGGGGGCGCGGTGCTGTTGTCCCCGGCCTGTTCCAGCTATGACATGTTCCGTGATTATGAAGAGCGCGGCGATATTTTCGCCGACCTGGTGAACGCTCTGCCCGAAGGCGAGTCCAAGGCGGTCTAGGGATGACGATGCGACGCGAATTCGATACGACGATTCTGCTTCTGGCGGTGGTGCTCACCTGCTTCGGCGTCGTCATGGTCTATTCGTCGTCGTCGATCATGGCCGCCAAGCGTTTCGGCGACGATTTCTTCTTCCTCAAGCGCCAGGGAATCTTCGCCGTCGCCGGCTTTGCCCTGATGGCCGCCGCCATGTACATCGATTACCGCTTCTGGCGCCGTCTGACGGTCGTGGTCATGACCGTCGCGGTGATCCTGCTCGTCGTGGTGCTGATTCCGGGGGTTGGCGCCAATGTCGGCGGCGCTTCGCGCTGGTTGCGCCTGCCGGGATTCTCGGTGCAGCCGGCCGAACTCGCCAAACTGGCCATGGTCTTCTATCTGGCCCATTCCCTGGCGCGCAAGAAGGACAAGATGAAAAGCTTCAAGCTCGGCTTTCTGCCCTACATGCTGGTGCTGGGCTGTCTGCTGGGGTTGCTGCTGCTGCAGCCCGATCTGGGCAGCGCCATGGTCATCGCCGGTGTGTCCATGGCCATGCTCATGGTCGGCGGGGCGCGGCTGAGCTATCTGTTTTCCGTGGCCCTGCTCGCCTTGCCGGTTCTCTACATGGCGATCATGCAGGTCGATTACCGGCGGCGGCGCATCCTCGCCTTTCTCGATCCCTGGGAAGATCCCTACAATACGGGTTTTCAGATCATCCAGAGCTGGACGGCCTTCGGCCTGGGCGGGGTGCTCGGCAAGGGGCTGGGGGAAGGCCAGCAGAAGCTTTTTTACCTGCCCGAGGCCCATACGGATTTCATTTTCTCCGTGGTCGGAGAGGAACTTGGCTTTATCGGGGTTCTGATCGTCGCCGCCATGTTCCTGGTGCTCTGTTTGCGCGGCCTGCGCATCGCGCAGCAGGCAAGCGACGATTACGGGCGCCACCTGGCCTTCGGCCTGACGTTTCTCATCGGCCTGGGCGCCTTCATCAACATGGGCGTGGTGCTCGGGCTGCTGCCGACCAAGGGGCTGGCCCTGCCGCTGCTCTCCTACGGAGGAACCAGCCTGCTCACCACCTTGTTCGCCATCGGTGTGCTGCTCAACATCTCGCGCCAGAGCGGGGAGGCCAAGCCATGAGGATGCTGCTCGCGGGTGGCGGAACCGGCGGACACCTGTTCCCGGCCGTGGCGTTGGCCGAACAGCTGCTGCGCGAGGATGCCGGCGCGCAGGTGCTGTTCGTCGGCACCGAGCGCGGTTTGGAAAGCCGCGTGCTGCCGCGTCTCGGCCTGCACCTGCGCAAGATCGAGATCAGTGGTCTGGTGGGCAAGGGCTGGCGGCACAAGCTGGCCCTGATTCCCCAGTTGGTGAAGAGTCTTTGGCAATCCTGGGTGATCCTGCGCGAATTCCAGCCCGAGGTGGTGGTCGGCGTCGGCGGTTATGCCTCGGGGCCGGTGCTGGCCATGGCGCGGCTGCTGGGTTATCCGGTGCTGATCCATGAGCAGAATGCCCGGCCGGGCCTGACCAATCGTCTGTTGGCGCCCTGGGTGCAGCGCATTTGTCTCTCCTTCGCCGAAGCCCAGGAGTTCTTGCGCCGCGCCTCGGTGGTGGTGACGGGCAATCCGGTGCGTCTGGGCCTGGCCGATTGTCCGCCTCCTCCTCCGGGTCCGCCGCATCTGCTGGTATTCGGCGGGTCGCTGGGCGCGCGCGCCATCAATGATGCGATGCTCGCCACCCTGCCCGAACTTGCCGACCTGCGGGACAAGATCACCCTGTTGCACCAGACGGGCGAAGAGGATCTGCAGCGGGTGCGCGACGGCTACCGGGCCGCCGGCTGGAATCCCCAGTGGGTGGTGCCCTTCATCGACGACATGGCCGCGGCTTATCGCCAGGCCCATCTGGTGCTGTGCCGGGCCGGCGCCACGACCCTGGCCGAACTGACCGCCTGCGGGCGAGCCGCCATTCTGGTGCCCTATCCCTACGCGGCGGGGGATCACCAGACGGCCAACGCCCAAGCCCTGGCGGAAAAAGGCGCGGCCTTGCTGCTGCCCCAATCTCAGTTGACCGCGGCGCGTCTCGGGCAACTGCTGCGCGATCTGCTGGCGGACCTCGACCTTCTGACCTCCATGGCTGGCGCCGCCCATGCCTTGGGCAAACGCGATGCGGCCGCCGCGATCCTCAAGGAATGTCGGGCGATCGCCGGCAAGAGGTGATGAGTGATGGGGAATAGCCGTCTGAAAAATTTTGCGCATCACTGATCGCTTCTGAGAGTTTTTTGGAGAGACCATGTACGGAAAGATCAGAAAAATTCATTTCGTCGGCATCGGCGGCATCGGCATGAGCGGCATCGCCGAAGTGCTGCTCAATCTCGGCTACCAGGTGTCGGGCTCCGATCTGCGCGAAAGCGACATCACCCGGCGTCTGGCTGAGCTCGGGGGCGAGATCGCCTACGGCCACCGCGCGGAAAATCTGCGCGACGTGGATGTGGTGGTCACCTCGACGGCGGTGAAAAAGGACAATCCCGAAGTCGTGGATGCTCACCGCCGCCTGATTCCGGTCATCCCCCGCGCGGAGATGCTCGCCGAGCTGATGCGCATGAAATACGGCCTCGCCGTGGCCGGCACCCACGGCAAGACCACCACCACCAGCATGGTGGCGACCCTGCTGTATCACGGCGGCATCGATCCGACTTCCGTCATCGGCGGTCGTCTCGATTCCCTGGGATCCAACGCCAAGCTCGGCCAGGGCAAGTTCCTGGTGGCCGAAGCCGACGAGTCGGACGGCTCCTTCATGCTGCTTTCGCCCACCATCGCGGTGGTCACCAACATCGATGCCGATCACCTCGATTTTTATCGCGACCTGGAGCAAATCAAGGACACCTTCGTCGATTTCATCAACAAGGTGCCCTTCTACGGCCTGGCGGTGCTTTGCCTCGATGATCCCAACATCCAGGCCATCATCCCGCGGGTCAAAAAACGTTTCCTGACCTATGGCCTGGCCGGTCAGGCCGATCTGCACGCCACCGACATCGTGCATCAGGGCGGACGCACCTCCTTCAAGGTCCATTTTCGCGGCGAGGAGTTGGGCCCGGTGTCCTTTCGCATGCCGGGGCGCCATAACGTGCTCAACGCCCTGGCGGCCATCGCGGTGGCCATGGAAATCGGCATTCCCTTCTGGAACATCGCCGATGGTTTTCAGGATTTCGGCGGGGTGCAGCGCCGTTTCCAGATCAAGTACGATGCCCGGGACATCATGGTGGTGGATGATTACGGCCATCACCCGGCCGAGATCAAGGCCACCCTTGCCGCCGCTCGCTCGGGGTGGGACCGGCGCATCATCGCCGTGTTTCAACCCCATCGCTTCAGCCGCACCCAGGCCTTGTTCGACGAATTCGTCACGGCCTTCTATCAGGCCGATCATCTGGTGGTGACCGATATTTACGCCGCCGGAGAGGAACCCGTCGCCGGTATCGACAGCGCCGCCCTGGTCGAGAGCATTTGCCGGCACGGCCACAAGGATGCTCACCACATCGGCGAACGCAGCGCCGTGGTGCCGCATCTCGCGCCCCTGCTGCGGCCCGGCGACATGGTCATCACCCTGGGTGCGGGCAATATCTGGCAGGTGGGCGAGGATCTCATCCGCCATCTGCGCGAGCGGGATTCCGACCCGACTCCTTGACCCTAGACCTTGCTTGTGACGGAAAACGTCATTTGTGATCGGAGCAGACAGGATTGCAGGCATGACCCGAGAGGAACTCAAAAATCGACAGATCGCCGTGCTCATGGGCGGGCTCTCCGGTGAGCGCGAGGTTTCCCTGCGCACCGGCGCGGCGGTGCTCAAATCCCTGCAATCCCAAGGTTATCGCTGTCATGGGATCGATGTGACACGCGAGCTTGCCGGGCAGCTGCGGGACAGCGGCGCGCAGGTCGCGTTCATCGCCCTGCACGGACGCTTCGGCGAGGACGGCACGGTGCAGGGCCTTCTCGAGCTGATGAATATTCCCTACACGGGCAGCGGTGTGCTGGCCTCAAGTCTGGCCATGGACAAGGTCGCCACGAAAAAGATGCTCATTTATCATGACCTGCCGACTCCCGGATTCGAAGCGTATCGGCGCGGCGCCGATATCGAGGCATTGGTGGCGCGCTGCCGGCATTTCCCCCTGGTGGTCAAACCGTCGCGGGAAGGTTCGACGCTGGGTATCAGCATCGTGCGCGATGCGGAACAGCTGCGCCGGGGAATCGAGGAAGCCCTGCGCTTTGACGATCAGCTGCTGGTGGAGGAGTATATCCCGGGACGCGAAATCACCGTCGGGGTGCTCGACGGCGCCCCCCTGCCGATCATCCAGATCGAGGCGCAAGGAGGTTTCTACGATTTCGGCGCCAAGTACACCAGCGGACGCACCCAGTATCTGCTGCCCGCGCCTTTGGAGCCGGCGCTCTATCAGCGTTTGCAGGACGTCTCCGTGGCCGCCTGCGAGGTGTTGGGCTGCGCGGGCGCGGCGCGGGTCGATTTTCGCGTCAACGAGCGCGAGTTTTACTGTCTGGAAGTCAACACCATTCCCGGCATGACGGAAACCAGCCTACTGCCCAAGGCGGCGCGGCAGGCCGGCATGGATTTCGACGAACTGGTGCAGCGGATTCTGGAAGGCGCCGGCGTCAACAAGTAAGCCGGATCGCAGTGATGCGTCAGCAGTGGATCTAGCCCTGGAATAAGGCCGATGCGCGATTACAAATCAGTCGCTCCTCCCAAGGTCAAGCCGAACAAGGTGCGTCGGGTACGAAAATCCCGCGACGTGCCGGGGTTCGTCAAGGCGCGGCTCAAGGCGAACAAGGCGCGACCCGAGCGGCAACCCCGTGACTGGAAGGGGTTGCTGCAAAAAACCCTGCGCTGCGTGGTGGCCCTGGTCAGCACGGCGCTGATCGTCGGCGGCGGAGGGATCGCGGCCCGCATGCTGGTGGCCTCGGATTATTTCCGCATCGCGGAGGTGCGGGTGGAAAACGCCGCGCGGGTGACGGCCGAGGAAGTCGTGGGACTTTCCGACATTCAAATCGGCAGCTCGATTTTTGATCTCAATCTGGATATGATCGGGCGCAGGATCGAGGAAAATCCCTGGATACGCACCGCGCGCATCGACCGGATTTTCCCACGCGAAGTGGTGATTCGACTGGAGGAGCGGCAACCGCGCGCCATCGTCAACCTCGGCTATCTCTACTATGTGGACGGCGGCGGGGAGGTGTTCAAAATGCTCAGCGCCGGAGATCGACTGGATTTTCCGATCATTACCGGCATCGAGCGGCAGGATCTGCTCGACACGCCCGAACTCACCCGCGAACGTCTGCGCCAGGCGCTGGAACTCATCGACGAGCTGGCCCCGCGCAGCCGCTTCAATCTGGATTCGATTTCGGAACTGCACCTGAACCGCGATGAGGGCATTTCCCTCTACACCTATCTCGATGCCGTTCCGGTGCAGCTCGGCGAGGGCGATTTCGCGCAGAAACTGGATCGGTTGGAATATATCTACAAGGACTTGGAGCCGCGGCTGCCGGCCCTGAGGTACATCGACCTCAAGGTGCCCGACCGCGTGATCGTGAGGGTTGACAATAGGCAGCAACGGGCCAAAGGCTAACGCCGCCGGGGAAGGGGAATGTTATGAGCAGCAGGAAGGACAATCTGGTCGTCGGGCTGGACATCGGTACCACCAAGATCTGTGCCATCATCGGCAACCTCACCGCCGAGGGGATCGACATCGTCGGTATCGGCACCAGTCCCTCGAAAGGATTGCGCAAAGGCGTGGTGATCAATATCGAGAGCACCGTCTCGGCGATCCGCAAGGCTCTGCAGGAGGCCGAACTCATGGCCGGCTGCGAGATCAAGTCGGTGTTCGCGGGCATCGCCGGCGGCCACATCAAGGGTTTCAACTCCCAGGGGGTGATCGCCATCAAGAATCGCGAGGTGACCAGCGAGGACGTGCGCCGGGTCATCGACGCGGCCAAGGCCGTGGCCATTCCCATGGACCGCGAGGTGATTCACATCCTGCCCCAGGAATTCATCATCGACGACCAGGACGGCATCAAGGAGCCCCTGGGCATGAGCGGCGTGCGCCTCGAAGCCAAGGTGCACATCGTCACCGGTGCCGTGGCCAGCGCGCAGAACATCATCAAGAGCTGCAATCGCGCCGGGGTCGATGTCGCCGACATCGTGCTGGAGCAACTCGCCTCGGCCGAGGCGGTGCTCTCCAGCGACGAGAAGGATCTGGGCGTGGCGCTGGTCGATATCGGCGGCGGCACCACGGACATCGCCATCTACATCGACGGGGCCATCAAGCACACCGCCGTTCTGTCCCTCGGCGGCAACCATCTGACCAACGATATCGCCGTGGGGCTGCGCACCCCCATGGCCGAGGCGGAGAAAATCAAGCATGCCTACGGCTGCTGCCTGACCTCCATGGTCGAAAAGGACGCCACCATCGAGGTGCCCTCGGTGGGGGGGCGCGAGGCGCGGGTGCTGTCGCGCCAGTTGCTCGCGGAAATTCTCGAGCCGCGCGTGGAGGAGATTTTCACCCTGGTCAATCGCGAAATTCTGCGCAGCGGCTACGAGGATCTCATCGCCTCCGGGGTGGTGATCACCGGCGGCACTTCGATTCTGCCGGGCATGCCGGAGCTGGCCGAACAGATTTTCGGCATGCCGGTACGCCGCGGCGTGCCGCGCGACATCGGCGGACTGACCGATGTGGTCAATTCCCCTGTTTACGCCACCGGCGTCGGTCTGGTTAAATACGGCTGCAAGAATCTCAACATCAAGAATTTCACCATCGATCAGGAAAACATTTTCGACAAGATCGTTCGGCGCATGAAAGAGTGGTTCGGCGAATTTTTCTGAGACGTTCATAAACCTTCCGGAATCGCGGAGAGATTCCGGAAACAGCCCGCGGGAGGGAGACATGTTTGAATTCGAAGATAGTTTGGATCGCACGGCGAAAATCAAGGTCATCGGCGTCGGCGGCGGCGGCGGCAACGCGGTCAACACCATGATCGACTGCCACCTCGAAGGGGTGGATTTTCTCACCGCCAACACCGACGCCCAGGCCCTCAAGACCAGCAAGGCGCCCATGAAGGTGCAACTCGGCGGCAAGTTGACCAAGGGGCTGGGTGCCGGCGCCAATCCGGAAATCGGCCGTGAGGCGGCCCTTGAGGATCGCGCGCGCATCGCCGAATTTCTCGAAGGTGCGGACATGGTGTTCATCGCCGCGGGTCTGGGGGGCGGTACGGGCACCGGTGCGGCGCCGGTCATCGCCGAGGTGGCCCGGGAAATGGGCGCCCTGACCGTGGGCGTGGTGACCAAGCCCTTCACCCGTGAGGGCCGCCAGCGCATGAAAAAAGCCGAGCAGGGCGTTGAGTGCCTGAAGAAAGTGGTCGATTCCCTCATCGTCATCCCCAACGATCGGCTGCTGGGTCTGGCCGGCAAGAACATGAGCATCCTTGATGCCTTCAAGCCCTCCGACGACGTGCTGCGCCAGGCCGTGCAGGGCATCAGCGACCTGATCACCACCAGCGGTCTGATCAACGTCGACTTCGCCGACGTCAAGGCCATCATGAGCGTGCGCGGCATGGCGATGATGGGCATCGGCATGGCCTCCGGCGAGAAGCGCGCCGCCGAAGCCGCGCAGAAGGCCATCAGCAGCCCGCTGCTCGAGGAAATCGACATCTCCGGCGCCAAGGGCGTGCTGGTCAACATCTGCGGTTCGAGCAGCCTGACCATGGAAGAATTCGAGGAAGCCTCGCGCATCATTCACGACAAGGTGCATGAGGACGCCAATATCATCATCGGTCTGGTGGTCAACGAGGAGCTCGGCGACAGCATCAAAATTACCGCCATCGCCACGGGTTTCGGCGAGTCCTTCGAGAAGACCCGCGCGGCGACGGACGAGATCAAGGCCCAGGCGGCCGCCGCCCTGCGCGCCAAGGAAAACACCGATGTGCCGGCCTTCATTCGCGAGCGCCAGCGTGAAAGCATCCGCAGCATGCGCTCCAACCTCGGACCCAATATCGCCGGGACCGAGGACGAATATGATATCCCCACCTTCCTGCGCAAGCGGGTAGACTGAGGGATTGGGTTGGGCAGATTTTAATGCGTCTGGCCGGGGGCAAGCCCCCGGCGCCGCGGGTTTGATGTGCGCAGCCCCGAGCCGGTTCTCCGCCCGGCGCCTGAGGGGAAGGGTGCGTGTGATGTTGTGTTGTTGACTCCCTCCACCAAGGGACCGTTGCGTGCGGTCCCTTTTTTCTTTTTGACGCGATGAGGCGGACAGGTCAGCGATGAGTCGACGGTTACTGGAGAAGGCGCGGCGGCGCCTGGCGGCGGAAAGCGGCTGCCGGGCCAATCCCTGGGGCGGGCGGCTGACGGTGGCTCTGGTGTATCCCAACACCTATCGCCACGCCATGAGCAATCTCGGGTTTCTCAGCGTCTACCACCTGCTCAACAGTCGCGCGGACTGCCTCTGCGAGCGGTTCTTCCTGCCCGACGAGGAGGATCTCGCCGAGCACCGCGCCACGGGCTATCCGTTGTTTTCCCTCGAATCCGGGCGCTATCTCGATGAATTCGACCTGGTCGCCTTTTCCATCTCCTTTGAAAACGATTATCTGCATCTGCCGGTCATTTTCGAGTTGGGGCGCCTGCCCTGGCTCGCCGCCGCGCGCGATGAGCGCCACCCCCTGGTGCTGGCGGGCGGGGTGTGCGCCTTTCTTAATCCCGAACCCCTGGCCGAGGTCATGGATCTGTTCGCCGTGGGCGAGGCCGAGCCGATTTTGCCCGACCTGATGCGTGTCCTGCAACAGGAGCGCGCCTCGCGGGAGGTGCTGCTGGAGGCGTTGGCGCAAGTGCCGGGCATCTATGTGCCCAGCCAGTACGAGGTCGACTACCGGGAGGACGGAACCCTGGCGGGCCGCCTGGCGCGCAAGGGCGCGCCCCTTCCGGTAAGGCGCCGCTGGCTGGCCGATCTCGACGCGTCGGCAAGCGTCTCCTACGTGCTCACCGAGGACACCGAGTTCGGCGACATGTATCTCAGCGAGGTGTCGCGCGGCTGCTCGCGGGGCTGTCGCTTCTGCGCGGCGGGCTTTCTCTATCTGCCGCCGCGCGAGCGCAGCCTGGAGGCCTTGACCGCGCAGGTCGGCGAAGGCCTGTGTCGGCGCCGTCGCATCGGGTTGGTGGGCGCGGCGGTCGCGGATCATCCCGATGCCGGGGCTTTGCAACGGCATATCCTGGAACAGGGCGGCGGCGTCTCGGTGTCGAGCCTGCGCATCGATGCCTTGAGTCGGGAGGAGGTCGAGGCCCTGGCCGCCGCCGGTCATCGCAGCGTGGCCATCGCGCCCGAGGCGGGCAGCCAGCGGCTGCGCGATCTGGTCAACAAGGGCCTCACCGAGAGCGATATTCTGCACGCCGTGGAACTGCTCGCCGAGGGCGGCATCCCCCATCTCAAGCTGTATTTTCTCATCGGCCTGCCCACGGAGACGGACGCTGATGTCGAGGAGTTGCTGCAACTGACCACGGCCATCCGTACCATTTGGCTGGAAGCCGGGCGCAAGCGCGGCCGCCTCGGTAATCTGACCCTGTCCCTCAATCCTTTCATTCCAAAGCCCTTCACGCCCCTGCAGTGGGCGCCCATGGCGACGGAAAAAAAACTGCAGCACACCCTGCGCCGCATCCGCTCCGGCGTGGCGCGTCTGGCCAACACCGAGATGATCTGCGAATCCCTGCGCGCGGCGGTGCTGCAGGCCTTTCTCGCGCGCGGCGATCGGCGCACGGCGGCAACCCTGCCCCTGCTGGCCGCCGGCAAAAATCTTAAGGCGGCTTGCCGCGAGGTCGGATTGGATCTCGATTTTTACGTGACGCGAAACCGCGACCAGGGCGAGATTTTCCCCTGGGAGGTGATCGACAACGGTGTGCGTCGCGATTATCTGTGGCAGGAATTTGAGCGGGCCCTGGCGGGACGCGCCACGCCGCGCTGCGCTCCCGGTTGTCGGCGCTGCGGAGTCTGTGAGTAAGTTATGGCCTGGATGCAATTGTTCATCGCCGGATTGTTCGAGGTGATCTGGGCGGTGGGTCTCAAATTCACCCACGGCTTTACCCGCATCGGGCCGAGCGTGCTGACCATCGCCGCCATGGGCGTGAGTTTCTGGTTTCTCACCCAGGCGCTGCGCACCCTGCCGGTGGGTACCGCCTACGCCGTGTGGACGGGCATCGGCGCGGTGGGCACGGCGGCCGTCGGCATGCTGTTTCTCGGCGAGCCGCGCACCGCCCTGCGGCTGTTTTTCATCGTTTTGATCGTCATCGGCATCGCCGGGCTCAAATGGTCGGCTTCGCGCTGATCCCGGGAAAAATTGCAATGGGGGTTGCTTGACAGAGGGCCGCGAGCGGCTAAAATGATGACCGTTTCACTAATCTTTTATCCCTGCTCAAGGAGGATTCCCCATGGCCCAGGAACGAACCGGCATCATCACCTTCAAAGGCAATCCCATGACGCTGCTCGGCCCCGACATCAAGGTCGGCGACGCGGCGCCTGAGTTCCGCGTGGTCGACAACGGCCTGGCCCCCGTGACCCTGGCTGATTCGGCGGGTAAGGTGCGACTGATCGCGGTGGTGCCCTCCATCGACACTCCGGTGTGCGACACCATGACGCGCAAGTTCAACCAGGACGCCGCCGCCCTGCCCGACAGCGTGGTGACCTATACCGTCAGCCTCGATCTGCCCTTCGCGCAGAAGCGCTGGTGCGGCGCCGCCGGCATCGAAAAGGTCAAGACCCTCTCCGACTACCAGGATCGCTCCTTCGGGCTCAACTACGGCCTGCTCATCAAGGAACTCAAGCTGCTGGCGCGCGCTGTGTACGTCATCGACGCGCAGGGCAAGGTGGCTTATCGCGAGATCGTCAAGGAAGTGACCGCCGAACCGGATTACGCGGCGGCGCTGGCGGCGGTGAAAAAGCTGATTTAAGCAAAGGCAGGGGACGCGGATGAACGGCGGAAAAGACAGGATTCACGCGGATTAAACAGCCCGATCCGCTTTGATCCAGAAAATCCTTGTCCCATGAAAGGTTAAGGCCCCCGGCTTCGTGGTCGGGGGCTTTCGCATATTTCAGGGCTTGCGGTCGCGGCCGCGCCCCAGCAGGTTGTCGAGGGAGAAGAAACCGCGCAGGCCGCCGCGGGCGCGGTTGATCTGATCGTGCACCTCCATCCCGCGGCGCACGATGGCGCCGGCGCGGCGCGCGCCGAACAGCAGAACCAGCAGGCCGATGAGCAGGGCGATTTCCCAGATGCCGAAACCGAACATGGCGAAACTCCTCTTGGCGGAGATGGTCCCGATCATAGCCCGGCGGGAGTCCTCGGCACAAGGTTTTCCCGGAGTCGGCGCCTTGCCTTGGCGGGCCTGGATGCATTATCGTTGAGCGCGTGCCGCAACTTTCACAAAGGTTGAAAACCCATGAACGTTGAACAGATGAAGCTCGTGGTGCGCGAGATTCTCACCCGCACCGATCTCACCCCCTGCATCGTCGGCCATCGCGGGGTGGGCAAGTCGGCGGGCATCCTTCAGGTGTGCCGCGAGGCGGGGCTCAACTACGTATCCCTGCGTCTCGGGCAGATGGAAGTCGGCGATCTGGTCGGCATTCCCTATCGCGAGGGCGAGATCATGCGCTGGTCGCGCCCCTCCTGGTGGCCCCTGGAGAGCGCCGCGCCGACGGTGGTGCACTGCGACGAGCTCAACCGCGCCCAGCAGGAAGACACCCTGCAGGCCATCTTCCAGTTCGTCGAACCGCCCGCCGAAGGGCGCCGACGTGCCCTGCACACCCATGAGCTCGATCCGCGCCATAAGGTGGTGGTGACCATCAATCCCCCCGACGGCACCTACCAGGTGGCCACCCTGGATCGCGCGCTGCTCGACCGCATGGTGATGATCTACGTGGAGACCGATTATGCCTGCTGGGCGCGCTACGCCGAGCAGCAGCAATTCGACGGCGAGGTGCGCCGGTTTCTCGCCGCGCATAGTCAGATGCTCGCCCGCCAGGGCAGCCCCCTCGATATGCAGATGGAGCCCAGCGAGCGCGCCTGGGAGATGGTCAGCACCCTGCGCCGCCGCTGCCGTTTTCCCCGCGACCTGGAGATGGAGATCTACGCCGGCATCGTCGGCAACGAGGCGGCCGCCCTGTTTTTGCAATGGTGTCTGGACAACCGCGAGCGCCCGGTGAGCGCCGAGGAGGTGCTGGACGGCTGGGACGAGGTCGCCGCGCGGGTGCGCGCTCAGCGCGACGATCTGCAGGCGGCGACCCTCAATCTGCTGGTCGCGCGCCTGCACAGCCGGCCCGATCTGAGCACGGAGCAGGAGCGCCATCTCATCGCCTATATCGATGTGCTGCCCCGCGACCTGCGTTTCGGCCTGATCAAGACGCTGCTCAAGATCCCTGCCGTGGCGGCGGTGCTGAGCAAGGACGAGCACGACGCGGTGGTCCTTGACGCCATCGCGCGCATCAGTCGCGAGGCGAGTTGAGAAGGGCTGTCCTTTGTCCTTGGTTGTCTGGCAAGAATTGGGCTGATCGTGCCATGGCGGAGCGGATGAGAGACGTTCACCATTCAACAAAGGATCAGGGGCAAGAGATCAAGGACCAGCGTTTTCTCGAAGATGCCGTCATCCGTCTGCTCAAGCGACGGC
This is a stretch of genomic DNA from Geoalkalibacter sp.. It encodes these proteins:
- the murG gene encoding undecaprenyldiphospho-muramoylpentapeptide beta-N-acetylglucosaminyltransferase — encoded protein: MRMLLAGGGTGGHLFPAVALAEQLLREDAGAQVLFVGTERGLESRVLPRLGLHLRKIEISGLVGKGWRHKLALIPQLVKSLWQSWVILREFQPEVVVGVGGYASGPVLAMARLLGYPVLIHEQNARPGLTNRLLAPWVQRICLSFAEAQEFLRRASVVVTGNPVRLGLADCPPPPPGPPHLLVFGGSLGARAINDAMLATLPELADLRDKITLLHQTGEEDLQRVRDGYRAAGWNPQWVVPFIDDMAAAYRQAHLVLCRAGATTLAELTACGRAAILVPYPYAAGDHQTANAQALAEKGAALLLPQSQLTAARLGQLLRDLLADLDLLTSMAGAAHALGKRDAAAAILKECRAIAGKR
- the murC gene encoding UDP-N-acetylmuramate--L-alanine ligase; protein product: MYGKIRKIHFVGIGGIGMSGIAEVLLNLGYQVSGSDLRESDITRRLAELGGEIAYGHRAENLRDVDVVVTSTAVKKDNPEVVDAHRRLIPVIPRAEMLAELMRMKYGLAVAGTHGKTTTTSMVATLLYHGGIDPTSVIGGRLDSLGSNAKLGQGKFLVAEADESDGSFMLLSPTIAVVTNIDADHLDFYRDLEQIKDTFVDFINKVPFYGLAVLCLDDPNIQAIIPRVKKRFLTYGLAGQADLHATDIVHQGGRTSFKVHFRGEELGPVSFRMPGRHNVLNALAAIAVAMEIGIPFWNIADGFQDFGGVQRRFQIKYDARDIMVVDDYGHHPAEIKATLAAARSGWDRRIIAVFQPHRFSRTQALFDEFVTAFYQADHLVVTDIYAAGEEPVAGIDSAALVESICRHGHKDAHHIGERSAVVPHLAPLLRPGDMVITLGAGNIWQVGEDLIRHLRERDSDPTP
- a CDS encoding D-alanine--D-alanine ligase, which translates into the protein MTREELKNRQIAVLMGGLSGEREVSLRTGAAVLKSLQSQGYRCHGIDVTRELAGQLRDSGAQVAFIALHGRFGEDGTVQGLLELMNIPYTGSGVLASSLAMDKVATKKMLIYHDLPTPGFEAYRRGADIEALVARCRHFPLVVKPSREGSTLGISIVRDAEQLRRGIEEALRFDDQLLVEEYIPGREITVGVLDGAPLPIIQIEAQGGFYDFGAKYTSGRTQYLLPAPLEPALYQRLQDVSVAACEVLGCAGAARVDFRVNEREFYCLEVNTIPGMTETSLLPKAARQAGMDFDELVQRILEGAGVNK
- the ftsW gene encoding putative lipid II flippase FtsW, producing MTMRREFDTTILLLAVVLTCFGVVMVYSSSSIMAAKRFGDDFFFLKRQGIFAVAGFALMAAAMYIDYRFWRRLTVVVMTVAVILLVVVLIPGVGANVGGASRWLRLPGFSVQPAELAKLAMVFYLAHSLARKKDKMKSFKLGFLPYMLVLGCLLGLLLLQPDLGSAMVIAGVSMAMLMVGGARLSYLFSVALLALPVLYMAIMQVDYRRRRILAFLDPWEDPYNTGFQIIQSWTAFGLGGVLGKGLGEGQQKLFYLPEAHTDFIFSVVGEELGFIGVLIVAAMFLVLCLRGLRIAQQASDDYGRHLAFGLTFLIGLGAFINMGVVLGLLPTKGLALPLLSYGGTSLLTTLFAIGVLLNISRQSGEAKP
- the ftsA gene encoding cell division protein FtsA, which gives rise to MSSRKDNLVVGLDIGTTKICAIIGNLTAEGIDIVGIGTSPSKGLRKGVVINIESTVSAIRKALQEAELMAGCEIKSVFAGIAGGHIKGFNSQGVIAIKNREVTSEDVRRVIDAAKAVAIPMDREVIHILPQEFIIDDQDGIKEPLGMSGVRLEAKVHIVTGAVASAQNIIKSCNRAGVDVADIVLEQLASAEAVLSSDEKDLGVALVDIGGGTTDIAIYIDGAIKHTAVLSLGGNHLTNDIAVGLRTPMAEAEKIKHAYGCCLTSMVEKDATIEVPSVGGREARVLSRQLLAEILEPRVEEIFTLVNREILRSGYEDLIASGVVITGGTSILPGMPELAEQIFGMPVRRGVPRDIGGLTDVVNSPVYATGVGLVKYGCKNLNIKNFTIDQENIFDKIVRRMKEWFGEFF
- a CDS encoding cell division protein FtsQ/DivIB, giving the protein MRDYKSVAPPKVKPNKVRRVRKSRDVPGFVKARLKANKARPERQPRDWKGLLQKTLRCVVALVSTALIVGGGGIAARMLVASDYFRIAEVRVENAARVTAEEVVGLSDIQIGSSIFDLNLDMIGRRIEENPWIRTARIDRIFPREVVIRLEERQPRAIVNLGYLYYVDGGGEVFKMLSAGDRLDFPIITGIERQDLLDTPELTRERLRQALELIDELAPRSRFNLDSISELHLNRDEGISLYTYLDAVPVQLGEGDFAQKLDRLEYIYKDLEPRLPALRYIDLKVPDRVIVRVDNRQQRAKG